A stretch of Caenorhabditis elegans chromosome IV DNA encodes these proteins:
- the F41H10.12 gene encoding CACTA en-spm transposon protein (Confirmed by transcript evidence) encodes MMPVSFEWIVDIMLVASKNSKSSMEALKEFGQVLFPVVGGNSLIPGRVLGGDRTPLIIQVSVGFETLSTALAGFGRFIYLPSMIFVELQRAHQLHAHYPFSKGFNFNNLGIMQTNFSKQHEKRRLEMTHVLQMFNGLRIQLSTIFSQAAKQQADSLEEQMREDIKKIATFDSSPEATENSFSVEEEDYSYKLNGVIIFEGENRDEGHFLFSEYTLTETFFTVSRSLTNFIFVELTISV; translated from the exons ATGATGCCAGTTTCATTCGAGTGGATAGTGGATATAATGCTTGTTGCaagcaaaaattcgaaaagcaGCATGGAAGCTTTAAAGGAATTTGGACAAGTTCTATTCCCAGTTGTGGGTGGAAACTCATTGATACCTGGCCGAGTGTTAGGAGGAGATAGAACACCACTGATCATCCAAGTGTCAGTTGGTTTTGAAACCTTATCAACGGCATTAGCAGGATTCGGACGCTTCATCTATCTACCATCAATGATATTTGTTGAATTGCAAAGAGCTCACCAGTTACATGCGCATTATCCATTTTCGAAAGGATTCAATTTCAACAATCTTGGAATAATGCagactaatttttcaaagcaacATGAAAAACGACGACTCGAAATGACCCATGttcttcaaatgttcaatGGACTTAGAAT ccaactATCGACGATCTTCTCACAAGCTGCAAAACAACAAGCTGATTCTCTAGAAGAACAGATGCGTGAAGATATCAAGAAGATAGCAACATTTGATTCATCTCCGGAAGCGACGGAAAACAGCTTCTCTGTCGAAGAAGAGGATTATAGCTATAAGCTGAATGgtgtcataatttttgaaggagAAAATCGGGACGAAGGTCATTTCTTGTTCAGTGAATATACTTTGaccgaaacttttttcactgtttctagAAGTCTAACAAACTTCATTTTTGTAGAGCTCACTATTTCAGTATAA
- the elo-6 gene encoding Long chain fatty acid elongase 6 (Partially confirmed by transcript evidence), with amino-acid sequence MPQGEVSFFEVLTTAPFSHELSKKHIAQTQYAAFWISMAYVVVIFGLKAVMTNRKPFDLTGPLNLWNAGLAIFSTLGSLATTFGLLHEFFSRGFFESYIHIGDFYNGLSGMFTWLFVLSKVAEFGDTLFIILRKKPLMFLHWYHHVLTMNYAFMSFEANLGFNTWITWMNFSVHSIMYGYYMLRSFGVKVPAWIAKNITTMQILQFVITHFILFHVGYLAVTGQSVDSTPGYYWFCLLMEISYVVLFGNFYYQSYIKGGGKKFNAEKKTEKKIE; translated from the exons ATGCCACAGGGAGAAGTCTCATTCTTTGAGGTGCTGACAACTGCTCCATTCAGTCATGAGCTCTCAAAAAAGCATATTGCACAGACTCAGTATGCTGCTTTCTGGATCTCAATGGCATATGTTGTCGTTATTTTTGGGCTCAAGGCTGTCATGACAAACCGAAAACCATTTGAT CTCACGGGACCACTGAATCTCTGGAATGCGGGTCTTGCTATTTTCTCAACTCTCGGATCACTTGCCACTACATTTGGACTTCTCCACGAGTTCTTCAGCCGTGGATTTTTCGAATCTTACATTCACATCGGAGACTTTTATAATGGACTTTCTGGAATGTTCACATGGCTTTTCGTTCTCTCAAAAGTTGCTGAATTCGGAGATACACTTTTTATTATTCTTCGTAAAAAGCCATTGATGTTCCTTCATTGGTATCATCATGTGCTTACAATGAATTATGCTTTTATGTCATTTGAAGCTAATTTGGGATTTAATACTTGGATTACATGGATGAATTTCTCAGTTCACTCAATTATGTATGGATATTATATGCTTCGTTCTTTTGGTGTCAAGGTTCCAGCATGGATTGCCAAGAATATTACAACAATGCAAATTCTTCAATTCGTTATTACTCATTTCATTCTTTTCCACGTTGGATATTTGGCAGTTACTGGACAATCTGTTGACTCAACTCCAGGATATTATTG GTTCTGCCTTCTCATGGAAATCTCTTATGTCGTTCTGTTCGGAAACTTCTACTATCAATCATACATCAAGGGAGGTGGCAAGAAGTTTAATGCAGAGAAGAagactgaaaagaaaattgaataa